In one Methylobacterium sp. SyP6R genomic region, the following are encoded:
- the sucD gene encoding succinate--CoA ligase subunit alpha encodes MSILIDEKTRILVQGITGDKGSFHAREMIEYGSNVVGGVTPGKGGRTEHGVPVFDTVRQAVQETGAEASITFVAPPFAADAIMEAADAGIRLICSITDGIPAQDMMRVKRYLRRYPKERRPMVVGPNCAGIISPGKSMLGIMPGHIYLKGNIGVISRSGTLGYEAAAQMKAVGLGISTSVGIGGDPINGSSFLDHLALFEDDPDTAAVLMIGEIGGPQEAEAAAWIQANMKKPVVGFVAGLTAPKGRKMGHAGAIISAAGDSAGEKAEIMRSYGLTVAPSPGAFGTTMAQVMSGHRKAA; translated from the coding sequence ATGAGCATCCTGATCGACGAGAAGACCCGGATCCTGGTCCAGGGCATCACCGGTGACAAGGGTAGCTTCCACGCCCGCGAGATGATCGAGTACGGCTCGAACGTCGTCGGCGGCGTCACCCCGGGCAAGGGCGGCCGCACCGAGCACGGCGTGCCGGTCTTCGACACCGTGCGCCAGGCGGTGCAGGAGACCGGCGCGGAGGCGAGCATCACCTTCGTGGCGCCGCCGTTTGCCGCCGACGCCATCATGGAGGCGGCCGATGCCGGCATCCGGCTGATCTGCTCGATCACCGACGGCATCCCGGCCCAGGACATGATGCGGGTGAAGCGCTACCTGCGGCGCTACCCGAAGGAGCGCCGGCCAATGGTGGTCGGGCCGAACTGCGCCGGCATCATCTCCCCCGGCAAGTCGATGCTCGGCATCATGCCCGGCCACATCTACCTCAAGGGCAATATCGGGGTGATCTCCCGCTCCGGCACCCTCGGCTACGAGGCCGCGGCGCAGATGAAGGCGGTGGGTCTGGGCATCTCGACCTCGGTCGGCATCGGCGGCGACCCGATCAACGGCTCGTCGTTCCTCGACCACCTCGCCCTGTTCGAGGACGACCCGGACACAGCGGCGGTGCTGATGATCGGCGAGATCGGTGGTCCGCAGGAGGCCGAGGCCGCGGCCTGGATCCAGGCCAACATGAAGAAGCCGGTGGTCGGCTTCGTCGCCGGCCTCACGGCGCCGAAGGGCCGCAAGATGGGGCATGCCGGCGCCATCATCTCGGCGGCCGGCGACAGCGCCGGGGAGAAGGCCGAGATCATGCGCTCCTACGGCCTCACCGTGGCCCCGAGCCCGGGCGCCTTCGGGACCACCATGGCGCAGGTGATGTCCGGGCACCGCAAGGCGGCGTGA
- a CDS encoding TIGR02300 family protein: MARPELGLKRQCMSCGAKFYDLSRDPAVCPKCGTVYQVAALTSSRVPAPAIANRAPREEETEEEAGAPEMVSLDEVEAAEDGADVSVDDDDADVADAGGDDDTFLEEDEESGDDVSDLIDGDIENDEES, translated from the coding sequence GTGGCCAGACCGGAACTCGGCTTGAAGCGCCAGTGCATGAGCTGCGGCGCGAAGTTCTACGACCTCAGCAGGGACCCTGCCGTGTGCCCGAAATGCGGCACCGTCTATCAGGTCGCCGCCCTCACCTCATCGCGCGTCCCCGCGCCGGCGATCGCCAACCGCGCCCCGCGCGAGGAGGAGACCGAGGAGGAGGCCGGCGCCCCCGAGATGGTCTCCCTCGACGAGGTCGAGGCCGCCGAGGACGGCGCCGACGTCTCGGTCGACGACGACGATGCCGACGTGGCCGATGCCGGCGGCGACGACGACACCTTCCTGGAGGAGGACGAGGAAAGCGGCGACGACGTCTCCGACCTGATCGACGGCGACATCGAGAACGACGAGGAATCCTGA
- a CDS encoding phosphoenolpyruvate carboxylase has protein sequence MIHTPVPDTPFVPPLITGTEDRVALDVLFRSLVDVCRRHQPELEAVLRGQADIAGLSPELTARALQVQGIWFQLIAIAEQNTAMRRRRHVERNAGRDRLKNSFSAVLARAAAQGVPAATVHELLTSLRVRPTLTAHPTEAKRVTVLEKFRRIYLILKELEMPRWTERERQALMDDLRDEVELVWMTGELHLEKPTVDREVAWGLHFFDETLFEMLPETLGSLEEALASAYPGARFEVPAFFQFGSWIGGDRDGNPFVTAEVTRRTLRRNALASLRRYRDGVAGLARTLSISARALPVPDAFASALAGALALQPDGEAIARRNPGEPYRQFLTCLSRRLDATVAGLEDSSAAPENSTPTGPGYGDADLLIADLRALEQGLSEAGCPSLAANRVRPVRRMVEIFRFSTVRLDIRENTTRTTRALQALWRGTHEGEPPDVDSPDWTAWLEAELARPLDGLPDLSGLPEEAQETLATFRLVAEMRGSLDREAFGSFVLSMTHSVPDILGVYLLAKTAGVFLDAAGIEVCPLPIVPLFETIDDLRAAPAIMRALLKIPVVRRSARQQGGVQEVMIGYSDSNKDGGFVASNWELAKAQRLLTQVGEQAGIGIAFFHGRGGSVSRGGAPTARAIAAQPPGSIRGRFRTTEQGEVVSFKYANRGTAAYQMELLASAVLAHALDGAADGIPAANPEFDDVMEALSGASRAAYAQLLTHPDLVTYFGAASPLDEIALLNIGSRPARRFGARSLADLRAIPWVFAWSQNRHGITGWYGVGSGLKSLLDVRGDGGRALLRRMFEQSPLFRLVMDEVEKTLLTVDLDIARDFAGLCPDEGAREAVFAMIEAEYRLTCAMALEVSGARSLAERFPLYRGRLTERLPVLNQVSREQVDLLRRFRAETDEAQRETLKSALLLSINCVATGFGATG, from the coding sequence ATGATCCACACTCCCGTTCCCGACACGCCGTTCGTTCCGCCGCTGATCACCGGCACCGAGGACCGCGTCGCCCTCGACGTGCTCTTTCGCTCGCTGGTGGATGTCTGCCGGCGCCACCAGCCGGAGCTGGAAGCGGTGCTGCGCGGGCAGGCCGACATTGCCGGCCTGTCGCCGGAGCTGACCGCGCGGGCGTTGCAGGTCCAGGGCATCTGGTTCCAGCTGATCGCGATCGCCGAGCAGAACACCGCCATGCGCCGGCGCCGCCATGTCGAGCGCAATGCCGGCCGCGACCGGCTGAAGAACTCCTTCAGCGCCGTGCTGGCCCGGGCCGCCGCCCAGGGCGTGCCGGCCGCGACGGTGCATGAACTCCTCACGTCCCTGCGCGTGCGCCCGACCCTGACGGCGCACCCGACCGAGGCCAAGCGCGTCACGGTGCTGGAAAAGTTCCGGCGCATCTACCTGATCCTGAAGGAACTGGAGATGCCGCGCTGGACCGAGCGCGAGCGCCAGGCCCTGATGGACGACCTGCGCGACGAGGTCGAGCTGGTCTGGATGACCGGCGAACTGCACCTCGAGAAGCCGACCGTCGACCGGGAAGTGGCCTGGGGCCTGCACTTCTTCGACGAGACCCTGTTCGAGATGCTGCCCGAGACCCTCGGCTCGCTCGAGGAGGCGCTGGCGAGTGCCTATCCGGGCGCCCGGTTCGAGGTCCCGGCCTTCTTCCAGTTCGGATCGTGGATCGGCGGCGACCGCGACGGCAACCCCTTCGTCACCGCCGAGGTGACCCGGCGCACCCTGCGACGCAACGCGCTCGCGAGCCTGCGGCGCTACCGCGACGGCGTGGCCGGCCTCGCCCGCACCCTGTCGATCAGCGCCCGCGCCCTGCCGGTGCCGGATGCCTTCGCGAGCGCGCTCGCCGGTGCGCTGGCGCTCCAGCCGGACGGCGAGGCGATCGCGCGGCGCAACCCGGGCGAGCCCTACCGCCAGTTCCTGACCTGCCTCAGCCGCCGCCTCGACGCGACGGTCGCCGGGCTGGAGGACTCGTCGGCCGCGCCCGAGAACAGCACCCCGACCGGTCCCGGCTACGGCGATGCCGACCTGCTGATCGCCGACCTGCGCGCCCTCGAACAGGGCCTGTCCGAGGCCGGCTGCCCGTCGCTGGCCGCCAACCGGGTGCGGCCGGTGCGCCGGATGGTCGAGATCTTCCGCTTCTCGACCGTGCGGCTCGATATCCGCGAGAACACCACCCGCACCACCCGCGCGCTCCAGGCTCTGTGGCGCGGCACCCACGAGGGCGAGCCGCCGGACGTCGATTCCCCGGACTGGACCGCTTGGCTCGAAGCCGAGCTGGCGCGGCCGCTCGACGGCCTGCCCGATCTCTCCGGCCTGCCCGAGGAGGCGCAGGAGACGCTCGCGACCTTCCGGCTGGTGGCGGAGATGCGCGGCAGCCTCGACCGCGAGGCCTTCGGGTCCTTCGTCCTGTCGATGACCCATTCGGTCCCCGACATCCTCGGCGTCTACCTGCTGGCCAAGACCGCCGGCGTCTTCCTGGATGCTGCCGGCATCGAGGTCTGCCCGCTGCCGATCGTGCCGTTGTTCGAGACCATCGACGACCTGCGCGCCGCCCCCGCCATCATGCGGGCCTTGCTCAAGATCCCGGTCGTGCGCCGCTCCGCCCGCCAGCAGGGCGGGGTGCAGGAGGTGATGATCGGCTACTCCGATTCGAACAAGGATGGCGGCTTCGTCGCCTCGAACTGGGAGCTGGCCAAGGCGCAACGGCTGCTGACCCAGGTCGGCGAGCAGGCGGGGATCGGCATCGCCTTCTTCCACGGCCGCGGCGGCTCGGTCAGCCGCGGCGGCGCGCCGACCGCCCGGGCCATCGCGGCGCAGCCGCCGGGCTCGATCCGGGGCCGCTTCCGCACCACCGAGCAGGGCGAGGTGGTGTCGTTCAAGTACGCCAACCGCGGCACCGCCGCCTACCAGATGGAGCTGCTCGCCTCCGCGGTGCTCGCCCATGCCCTCGACGGGGCGGCGGACGGGATCCCGGCGGCGAACCCGGAATTCGACGACGTGATGGAGGCCTTGTCGGGTGCCTCGCGGGCGGCCTACGCGCAGCTCCTGACGCATCCGGACCTCGTGACCTATTTCGGCGCCGCGAGCCCGCTCGACGAGATCGCGCTGCTCAACATCGGCTCGCGCCCGGCCCGCCGCTTCGGCGCCCGGAGCCTGGCCGACCTGCGGGCGATCCCCTGGGTCTTCGCCTGGAGCCAGAACCGCCACGGCATCACCGGCTGGTACGGGGTCGGTAGCGGCTTGAAGAGCCTCCTCGACGTGCGCGGGGATGGCGGCCGGGCGCTGCTGCGGCGGATGTTCGAGCAATCGCCGCTCTTCCGCCTGGTCATGGACGAGGTCGAGAAGACCCTGCTCACGGTCGATCTCGACATCGCCCGCGACTTCGCCGGCCTGTGCCCGGACGAGGGCGCGCGCGAGGCGGTCTTCGCGATGATCGAGGCCGAGTACCGGCTGACCTGCGCCATGGCCCTGGAGGTGAGCGGGGCGCGCAGCCTCGCCGAGCGCTTCCCGCTCTATCGCGGGAGGCTGACCGAGCGGCTGCCGGTGCTCAACCAGGTCAGCCGCGAGCAGGTGGACCTTCTCCGCCGCTTCCGGGCCGAGACCGACGAGGCGCAGCGGGAGACGCTGAAATCGGCGCTGCTCTTGTCGATCAACTGCGTCGCCACCGGGTTCGGGGCGACGGGGTGA
- a CDS encoding efflux RND transporter periplasmic adaptor subunit produces the protein MRSEQGADPTKRRHGGWLLALAILAGAGGAYAWHTREHAAAAKPAARAPAAVPVTLARVEQGPLAKELGGLGTVQAYNTVQVRSRVDGEILKIGFREGQVVKKGDLLAQVDPRPYQAALDQAKAKKAQDEANVKNAKADLERYTKLGDYASRQQTETQGAQVNQLTAQIAGDQAAIDNAATQLSYATIQAPIDGVTGFRLIDVGNIVNAAQQTAIVTITQVEPIFVVYTAPEEQLGEVMRALAAGPVPVEAWSTDGMTRLSEGRLDLVNNQVDTATGTIRLKASFANKDHALWPGVSVSTKMRTGTIPDAVTVPDDAVQHGPKGLYAFVVDDQNHAHMQPIAVGRATDGRTQVTKGLTPGQTVVWRGQSRVQEGALVAEAKPAGPAAHSADNAALASSEAR, from the coding sequence ATGAGATCAGAACAGGGCGCCGACCCGACGAAACGCCGGCACGGCGGATGGCTCCTGGCCCTCGCGATCCTGGCCGGCGCCGGCGGCGCCTATGCGTGGCACACCCGCGAGCACGCGGCCGCGGCGAAACCCGCGGCCCGCGCCCCGGCTGCCGTTCCGGTGACCTTGGCGCGTGTCGAGCAAGGCCCGCTCGCCAAGGAGCTCGGCGGGCTGGGCACGGTGCAGGCCTACAACACCGTGCAGGTGCGTAGCCGGGTCGACGGCGAGATCCTGAAGATCGGCTTTCGCGAAGGCCAGGTGGTGAAGAAGGGCGACCTCCTCGCCCAGGTCGATCCGCGCCCCTACCAGGCCGCCCTCGACCAGGCCAAGGCGAAGAAGGCCCAGGACGAGGCCAACGTAAAGAACGCGAAGGCCGACCTGGAGCGCTACACCAAGCTCGGCGACTACGCCTCGCGCCAGCAGACCGAGACGCAAGGCGCGCAGGTCAACCAGCTCACCGCCCAGATCGCCGGCGACCAGGCGGCGATCGACAACGCGGCGACGCAGCTCTCCTACGCGACGATCCAGGCGCCGATCGATGGTGTCACCGGCTTCCGGCTGATCGACGTCGGCAACATCGTCAATGCGGCGCAACAGACCGCGATCGTCACCATCACCCAGGTCGAGCCGATCTTCGTGGTCTATACCGCCCCCGAGGAGCAGCTCGGCGAGGTGATGCGGGCGCTCGCCGCCGGCCCGGTCCCGGTCGAGGCCTGGAGCACCGACGGCATGACCCGGCTGTCCGAGGGGCGCCTCGATCTCGTCAACAACCAGGTCGACACCGCCACCGGCACGATCCGGCTCAAGGCCTCCTTCGCCAACAAGGACCACGCCCTGTGGCCTGGCGTGTCGGTCTCGACGAAGATGCGCACCGGCACGATCCCCGACGCCGTCACGGTGCCGGACGACGCGGTGCAGCACGGGCCGAAGGGCCTCTACGCCTTCGTGGTCGACGACCAGAACCACGCCCACATGCAGCCGATCGCCGTCGGCCGCGCCACCGACGGCCGCACCCAGGTGACCAAGGGGCTGACGCCCGGCCAGACGGTCGTCTGGCGCGGCCAGTCGCGGGTGCAGGAGGGGGCGCTGGTCGCCGAGGCGAAGCCCGCGGGTCCCGCGGCCCATTCGGCGGACAACGCCGCCCTGGCGTCGAGCGAGGCGCGCTGA
- a CDS encoding HpcH/HpaI aldolase/citrate lyase family protein, which yields MSFTLVQQATPRLHRSELAVPGSNPTFMEKSAKSSADVIFLDLEDAVAPDDKEQARKNIVQALNEIDWGTKTMMIRINGLDTHYMYRDVVDIVEACPRLDMILIPKVGVPQDVYAIDVLVTQIEQAKSREKKLGFEVLIETALGMANVEAIAQSSKRLEAMSFGVADYAASLRARSTVIGGVNPDYSVLTDKDEAGGRQTHWQDPWLFAQNRMLVACRAYGLRPIDGPFGDFSDPDGYVSAARRCAALGFEGKWAIHPSQIDLANEVFTPSEAEVTKARRILAAMEEAAKAGRGAVSLDGRLIDIASIRMAEALIGKADAMAKA from the coding sequence ATGAGCTTCACCCTCGTCCAGCAAGCCACGCCGCGCCTGCACCGTTCCGAACTGGCGGTGCCGGGCTCCAACCCGACCTTCATGGAGAAGTCGGCCAAGTCCTCGGCCGACGTGATCTTCCTCGATCTCGAGGATGCGGTCGCGCCCGACGACAAGGAGCAGGCACGCAAGAACATCGTCCAGGCCCTCAACGAGATCGATTGGGGCACGAAGACGATGATGATCCGCATCAACGGCCTCGATACCCACTACATGTATCGGGACGTGGTCGACATCGTCGAGGCCTGCCCGCGCCTCGACATGATCCTGATCCCGAAGGTCGGCGTGCCGCAGGACGTCTACGCCATCGACGTGCTGGTGACGCAGATCGAGCAGGCCAAAAGCCGCGAGAAGAAGCTCGGCTTCGAGGTGCTGATCGAGACGGCTTTGGGCATGGCCAATGTCGAGGCGATCGCCCAGTCCTCGAAGCGCCTGGAAGCGATGTCCTTCGGCGTCGCCGATTACGCCGCCTCGCTGCGCGCCCGCTCGACCGTGATCGGCGGCGTCAACCCGGATTACTCGGTGCTCACCGACAAGGACGAGGCGGGCGGGCGCCAGACCCACTGGCAGGATCCGTGGCTGTTTGCCCAGAACCGCATGCTGGTCGCCTGCCGGGCCTACGGCCTGCGCCCGATCGACGGCCCGTTCGGCGATTTCTCCGATCCGGACGGCTACGTCTCGGCGGCCCGGCGCTGCGCGGCCCTCGGCTTCGAGGGCAAGTGGGCGATCCACCCCTCGCAGATCGACCTCGCCAACGAGGTGTTCACCCCGAGCGAGGCCGAGGTGACCAAGGCCCGCCGCATCCTGGCGGCGATGGAGGAGGCGGCCAAGGCCGGCCGCGGCGCCGTCTCGCTCGACGGGCGGCTCATCGACATCGCGTCGATCCGCATGGCCGAGGCGCTGATCGGCAAGGCCGACGCCATGGCGAAGGCATAA
- a CDS encoding multidrug efflux RND transporter permease subunit, with protein sequence MQLGTGQGEAARGGISGYFIRFPIATSLIMAGILFIGIVAYPLLGVAPLPQVDFPTIQVTAQLPGGSPETMASTVAQPLERQFAQVPGVSQMTSTSALGISSITVQFDLSRNIDGAANDIQAAINAAGGQLPKNLPSPPTYRKVNPADSPILLLSVTSDTLPLIEVDDAADVQLAQRISQVSGVGQVLIGGQQKPAVRVQIDPAKLVAKDLSLEDVRSQLSITTVNSPKGSFDGQTRSYTVYANDQLTRAKDWNDVIIAYRNGAPLRVRDIGQAVAGPEDVKQAAWANGQRGVFLVIFKQPGANVIDTVDRIKAELPRITASLPAGVKVQTLSDRTQTIRASVEDVQFTLLITIALVVMVIFVFLRSLWATIIPSVTVPLALLGACALMWMAGYTLDNLSLMALTIAVGFVVDDAIVVLENIARYVEEGMKPMQAALKGAGEIGFTIVSISVSLIAVLIPLLLMGGIIGRLFREFAVVLSMTIGVSAFVSLSLTPMMASRFLKEHKAEHHGRLYRWSERVFDGMLSAYESALDVALRHHVVTFLTFLGTLALTGYLFVVIPKGFFPQQDTGLIVGITEGGQDISFAAMEDRQRAVGAVIQADPDVASIAMSIGGSGQALNSGRMFITLKPRDDREANAFQIIDRLRPKLAKLEGVKVFLQASQDVRTGGRASRTQFEYTLQDPNLDELNTWSPRLLDKLKTLPELRDVATDQQTDGTTLTLTINRDAASRYGITPQLIDDTLYDAIGQRQVAQYFTQLNSYHVVMEILPALQGNPDSLHNIYVKSPTTGGQVPLAAFATWTTVPVRPLSISHQGQFPAVTISFNLAPNVALGQATAAIDKAARDLGIPATLATGFQGTAQAFQQSLSTVPLLIVAALVVVYLILGILYESYIHPLTILSTLPSAGVGALAMLLWFGYDFSLIALIGIILLIGIVKKNGIMLVDFAIVAERTEGIGPEEAIRKAALLRFRPILMTTMAALLGGIPLMFGTGTGSEIRQPLGYAMVGGLAVSQVLTLFTTPVIYIYLDKLATWLSGGSHGAEVKDDAPEEGEAPSRLREAAE encoded by the coding sequence ATGCAGCTCGGCACCGGGCAGGGGGAGGCCGCGCGCGGCGGCATCTCCGGCTACTTCATCCGCTTTCCGATCGCGACCTCGCTGATCATGGCCGGGATCCTGTTCATCGGGATCGTGGCCTATCCGCTGCTCGGCGTCGCGCCCCTGCCGCAGGTCGACTTCCCGACGATCCAGGTTACCGCGCAGCTGCCCGGCGGCAGCCCCGAGACCATGGCCTCGACGGTGGCCCAACCGCTGGAACGGCAATTCGCGCAGGTGCCCGGCGTCAGCCAGATGACCTCGACGAGCGCTCTCGGCATCTCGTCGATCACCGTGCAGTTCGACCTCTCCCGCAACATCGACGGGGCGGCGAACGACATCCAGGCGGCGATCAACGCCGCCGGCGGGCAGCTCCCGAAGAACCTGCCGAGCCCGCCGACCTACCGCAAGGTGAACCCGGCCGATTCGCCGATCCTGCTGCTCTCGGTCACCTCCGACACCCTGCCGCTGATCGAGGTCGACGACGCCGCCGACGTGCAGCTGGCGCAGCGCATCAGCCAGGTCTCGGGCGTCGGCCAGGTGCTGATCGGCGGCCAGCAGAAGCCGGCGGTGCGGGTGCAGATCGACCCGGCGAAGCTCGTCGCCAAGGACCTGTCGCTCGAGGACGTCCGCAGCCAGCTCTCGATCACCACGGTCAACAGCCCGAAGGGCAGCTTCGACGGCCAGACCCGCAGCTACACGGTCTATGCCAACGACCAGCTCACCCGGGCCAAGGACTGGAACGACGTCATCATCGCCTACCGCAACGGCGCCCCCTTGCGGGTCCGCGACATCGGCCAGGCGGTGGCGGGGCCGGAGGACGTGAAGCAGGCGGCCTGGGCCAACGGCCAGCGCGGCGTGTTCCTGGTCATCTTCAAGCAGCCCGGCGCCAACGTCATCGACACGGTGGACCGGATCAAGGCCGAATTGCCCCGCATCACCGCCTCGCTGCCGGCCGGCGTGAAGGTGCAGACGCTCAGCGACCGCACCCAGACCATCCGCGCCTCGGTCGAGGACGTGCAGTTCACGCTCCTCATCACCATCGCGCTGGTGGTGATGGTGATCTTCGTGTTCCTGCGCTCGCTCTGGGCCACCATCATCCCGAGCGTGACGGTGCCGCTGGCGCTGCTCGGCGCCTGCGCGCTGATGTGGATGGCGGGCTACACCCTCGACAACTTGTCGCTGATGGCGCTCACCATCGCGGTCGGCTTCGTGGTCGACGACGCGATCGTGGTGCTGGAGAACATCGCCCGCTACGTCGAGGAGGGGATGAAGCCGATGCAGGCGGCGCTCAAGGGCGCCGGCGAGATCGGCTTCACCATCGTGTCGATCTCGGTGTCGCTGATCGCGGTGCTGATCCCGCTGCTGCTCATGGGCGGCATCATCGGCCGGCTGTTCCGCGAATTCGCCGTCGTGCTGTCGATGACGATCGGCGTCTCGGCCTTCGTGTCGCTGTCGCTGACCCCGATGATGGCCTCGCGCTTCCTCAAGGAGCACAAAGCCGAGCATCACGGGCGCCTCTACCGCTGGAGCGAGCGCGTCTTCGACGGGATGCTGTCGGCTTACGAATCCGCCCTCGACGTGGCGCTCCGCCACCATGTCGTGACGTTCCTGACCTTCCTCGGCACGCTGGCGCTCACCGGCTACCTGTTCGTGGTGATCCCGAAGGGCTTCTTCCCGCAGCAGGATACGGGCCTGATCGTCGGCATCACGGAAGGCGGGCAGGACATCTCGTTTGCCGCCATGGAGGACCGTCAGCGGGCGGTCGGCGCGGTGATCCAGGCCGATCCGGATGTCGCGAGCATCGCGATGTCGATCGGCGGCAGCGGCCAGGCGCTCAATTCCGGCCGGATGTTCATCACGCTCAAACCCCGGGACGATCGCGAGGCCAACGCCTTCCAAATCATCGACCGCTTGCGGCCGAAGCTCGCGAAGCTCGAGGGCGTGAAGGTCTTCCTCCAGGCCTCGCAGGACGTACGCACCGGCGGGCGCGCCTCGCGCACCCAGTTCGAGTACACGCTGCAGGACCCGAACCTCGACGAGCTCAACACCTGGTCGCCGCGCCTGCTCGACAAGCTGAAGACGCTGCCGGAACTGCGCGACGTCGCCACCGACCAGCAGACCGACGGCACGACGTTGACGCTCACGATCAACCGCGATGCCGCCTCGCGCTACGGCATCACCCCGCAACTCATCGACGACACGCTCTACGACGCGATCGGGCAGCGCCAGGTAGCGCAGTACTTCACCCAGCTCAACAGCTACCACGTCGTCATGGAGATCCTGCCGGCGCTCCAGGGCAATCCGGACAGCTTGCACAACATCTACGTGAAGTCCCCGACCACCGGCGGGCAAGTGCCGCTTGCCGCCTTCGCGACCTGGACCACGGTACCGGTGCGCCCGCTCTCGATCAGCCACCAGGGCCAGTTTCCGGCGGTGACGATCAGCTTCAATCTGGCGCCGAACGTCGCCCTCGGCCAGGCGACGGCGGCGATCGACAAGGCGGCCCGGGATCTCGGCATTCCGGCGACGCTCGCGACCGGCTTCCAGGGCACCGCGCAGGCCTTCCAGCAATCGCTCTCGACGGTGCCGCTCCTCATCGTCGCCGCCCTGGTGGTGGTCTACCTGATCCTCGGCATCCTCTACGAGAGCTACATCCACCCGCTGACGATCCTCTCGACCCTGCCCTCGGCCGGCGTCGGCGCGCTCGCGATGCTGCTGTGGTTCGGCTACGATTTCAGCCTGATCGCCTTGATCGGCATCATCCTGTTGATCGGCATCGTGAAGAAGAACGGCATCATGCTGGTCGATTTCGCGATCGTCGCCGAACGCACCGAGGGGATCGGCCCCGAGGAGGCGATCCGCAAGGCGGCCTTGTTGCGCTTCCGCCCGATCCTGATGACCACGATGGCGGCGCTGCTCGGCGGCATTCCGCTGATGTTCGGCACCGGCACCGGCTCGGAGATTCGCCAGCCGCTCGGCTACGCCATGGTCGGCGGCCTCGCGGTGAGCCAGGTGCTGACGCTGTTCACCACGCCGGTGATCTACATCTACCTCGACAAGCTCGCGACGTGGCTGTCCGGCGGCTCGCACGGGGCGGAGGTGAAGGACGACGCGCCGGAGGAGGGGGAGGCGCCGTCGCGGTTGCGGGAGGCGGCGGAATAG
- a CDS encoding transposase, translating to MKKQITLGNMIPGGSVSEGNWMLTEAQWAILVPLLEGCRPRGKTQPHDLKRTIDAILWRHWHDTNWRAVPAHYGPWWMAAQTFIRWSRLGVWEQLLARLERYFEESGLPVPGIDHDEYAYGGARKKELQDSELQVRQIANMLLSLQKQAAVA from the coding sequence TTGAAGAAGCAGATTACCCTTGGTAATATGATTCCCGGCGGAAGCGTGAGCGAGGGGAATTGGATGTTGACGGAGGCGCAGTGGGCCATACTCGTGCCATTGCTCGAAGGCTGCAGGCCTCGCGGCAAGACGCAGCCTCACGATCTCAAGCGGACCATCGACGCGATCCTCTGGCGGCACTGGCACGATACCAATTGGCGCGCCGTCCCGGCGCATTACGGCCCGTGGTGGATGGCGGCCCAGACCTTCATCCGCTGGTCCCGCCTCGGCGTCTGGGAACAGCTGCTGGCCCGCCTCGAACGCTACTTCGAGGAAAGCGGCCTGCCGGTTCCGGGGATCGACCACGACGAGTACGCCTATGGCGGTGCCCGCAAGAAGGAGCTGCAGGACAGCGAGTTGCAGGTGCGCCAGATCGCCAACATGCTGCTGAGCCTGCAGAAGCAGGCCGCGGTGGCCTGA